The following coding sequences are from one Pirellulales bacterium window:
- a CDS encoding molybdopterin-dependent oxidoreductase produces the protein MINPQARQWEEFYRNRWQHDNIVRSTHGVNCTGGCSWQVYVKDGIITWEMQQVDYPLLEDGLPPYEPRGCQRGISASWYVYSPIRVKYPYARGVLLDFWREARGSGKSPVEAWQAVIEDEAKRDRIQKARGKGGFRRTNWDEVLEIVAAANLYTAKKYGPDRVFGFSPIPAMSYLSYGAGSRFLQLFGGVNMSFYDWYADLPNAFPEIWGDQTDVCESADWYNSKYIVSMGSNLNMTRTPDVHFISEARHEGAKFVVIAPDFSQVAKYSDWWIPVKAGQDTAIWMAVNHVILKEFYAERQVPYFINYLKENTDMPFLIELEKDGDTYKAGRYIRANTVDRYKDVENGAWKFLVHDATANALRMPKGAVGDRWSKEKGKWNIKMEDGLDDSPIEPTLSFLGLQDETVNVEFYEFAEQKTALRGVPAKYIETSEGRKLVSTVFDLVIAQFGVSRGLPGDYPNGYDEVGAYTPAWQEAYTDIGRDTVIRLAREFAANAAATNGKSMIIIGASINHWYNNNLAYRAPIYALILCGCCGVNGGGMNHYVGQEKLTLVAPWTSLAFALDWQKPPRRQQSPTWH, from the coding sequence TTGATCAATCCGCAGGCCCGCCAGTGGGAAGAGTTCTATCGCAACCGCTGGCAGCACGATAACATCGTTCGCAGCACCCATGGGGTGAACTGCACGGGCGGATGCTCGTGGCAGGTTTACGTGAAGGACGGCATCATTACGTGGGAAATGCAGCAGGTGGATTATCCGCTGTTGGAGGATGGATTGCCGCCCTACGAGCCGCGCGGCTGCCAGCGCGGGATTTCCGCGTCGTGGTACGTCTATAGCCCGATCCGCGTCAAGTACCCCTACGCGCGCGGCGTGCTGCTGGATTTTTGGCGTGAGGCGCGCGGGAGCGGGAAAAGCCCCGTCGAGGCGTGGCAGGCCGTTATCGAGGATGAGGCGAAGCGCGACAGAATCCAGAAGGCGCGCGGCAAAGGCGGATTCCGCCGCACGAATTGGGATGAAGTGCTGGAAATCGTCGCCGCGGCCAATCTGTACACCGCGAAGAAGTACGGCCCAGACCGCGTGTTTGGCTTCTCGCCGATTCCCGCCATGTCGTATCTTTCGTATGGTGCGGGGTCACGCTTCCTGCAATTGTTCGGCGGCGTGAACATGAGTTTCTATGACTGGTACGCCGACCTGCCAAACGCCTTCCCTGAGATTTGGGGCGACCAGACCGATGTATGCGAATCTGCCGATTGGTACAACAGCAAGTACATCGTGTCGATGGGATCGAACCTGAACATGACGCGCACGCCCGATGTGCATTTCATCTCCGAAGCGCGGCACGAGGGCGCGAAGTTTGTCGTCATCGCGCCAGACTTTTCACAGGTGGCGAAATACTCCGACTGGTGGATTCCAGTCAAGGCGGGGCAGGATACGGCGATTTGGATGGCGGTCAACCACGTCATCTTGAAGGAGTTTTACGCGGAGCGGCAAGTTCCGTATTTCATCAACTATCTCAAAGAGAATACCGACATGCCGTTCCTGATCGAACTCGAAAAGGACGGCGATACGTACAAGGCGGGGCGTTACATCCGCGCCAACACCGTGGACCGATACAAGGATGTAGAGAACGGCGCCTGGAAGTTCCTGGTGCACGACGCTACGGCGAATGCGCTGCGCATGCCCAAGGGCGCGGTGGGGGATCGCTGGAGCAAGGAAAAAGGCAAGTGGAATATCAAGATGGAAGACGGGCTGGATGATTCGCCCATCGAGCCGACGCTTTCGTTCCTGGGTTTGCAGGATGAAACGGTCAACGTCGAGTTCTACGAATTTGCGGAACAGAAGACCGCCCTGCGCGGCGTGCCAGCCAAATACATCGAGACGAGCGAAGGGCGGAAGCTCGTCTCGACCGTGTTCGATCTGGTCATCGCGCAATTCGGCGTGAGCCGCGGATTGCCCGGCGACTATCCGAACGGTTACGACGAGGTTGGCGCGTACACGCCCGCCTGGCAGGAAGCCTACACCGACATCGGCCGCGACACGGTCATTCGTCTCGCGCGGGAGTTTGCCGCGAACGCCGCCGCGACGAACGGCAAATCCATGATCATTATCGGCGCGAGTATCAATCACTGGTACAACAACAACCTGGCATACCGCGCGCCGATCTACGCGCTTATCTTGTGTGGCTGCTGCGGAGTCAACGGCGGCGGGATGAACCATTACGTAGGCCAGGAGAAACTGACGCTGGTCGCGCCGTGGACATCGCTCGCGTTCGCGCTCGACTGGCAGAAGCCGCCGCGCCGACAGCAATCGCCAACCTGGCACTA
- a CDS encoding cytochrome c, protein MAENAKPSSIPRSFLFALMLTLMALFIAASAVFAQPLAQAPDGATLFKEKCAVCHTIGGGDLLGPDLQGVTERRDPAWLKQWILVPDQVLASGDPIATELLAKYKNVPMPNLALTPDQVAALLAYMSSGATAGGATAGGATAALPAGDAAVGKAYFLGNQRFENGGPQCMSCHSVAGLGSLGGGNLGPDLTTSGFVQSDAAFTSFMAAPSTQTMGAIWATTPLTPQEQADLYAFLSQASVAQREPSALLQIALLAIIGAVAMIALAQFHWGKRLKGVRKPMIEGTYAAAKK, encoded by the coding sequence ATGGCCGAAAACGCAAAGCCCTCCTCCATCCCCAGAAGTTTCTTGTTTGCATTGATGCTAACGCTGATGGCCCTGTTCATCGCGGCCAGCGCCGTGTTTGCCCAACCGCTTGCGCAAGCGCCAGACGGGGCAACGCTCTTCAAGGAAAAGTGCGCGGTTTGCCATACGATTGGCGGAGGGGATTTGCTGGGGCCTGATTTGCAAGGCGTGACTGAACGCCGCGACCCGGCCTGGCTCAAGCAATGGATTCTCGTGCCCGATCAGGTGTTGGCTTCGGGCGACCCGATTGCCACGGAATTACTGGCGAAATACAAGAATGTGCCGATGCCCAATCTGGCGCTGACGCCCGATCAAGTGGCCGCGCTGCTCGCGTACATGAGCAGCGGCGCGACGGCGGGCGGCGCGACGGCAGGCGGCGCGACGGCGGCGCTTCCTGCTGGGGATGCGGCCGTCGGCAAGGCATACTTTCTGGGCAATCAACGCTTCGAGAACGGCGGTCCCCAGTGCATGTCGTGTCACAGCGTGGCGGGCCTCGGCTCGCTCGGCGGCGGCAATTTAGGCCCCGACTTGACGACCAGCGGCTTCGTTCAATCGGACGCGGCGTTTACATCCTTCATGGCCGCGCCATCCACACAGACAATGGGCGCGATCTGGGCTACCACACCACTGACGCCGCAAGAGCAAGCCGACTTGTATGCGTTCCTGAGCCAGGCGTCTGTAGCCCAGCGCGAGCCAAGCGCGTTGTTGCAGATCGCTTTGCTTGCCATCATCGGAGCCGTGGCGATGATCGCGCTGGCCCAATTCCATTGGGGTAAGCGGCTCAAGGGCGTGCGCAAGCCGATGATCGAAGGCACGTACGCAGCGGCGAAGAAGTAA